A window of the Vanessa tameamea isolate UH-Manoa-2023 chromosome 22, ilVanTame1 primary haplotype, whole genome shotgun sequence genome harbors these coding sequences:
- the LOC113396568 gene encoding REPTOR-binding partner has product MNIDFETMAVLEEESHNESLGGVYGSTGASGAEGGERRESGKRGRRPGRKAQLDKQDMKAKLERSRQSARECRARKKLRYQYLEELVADRERSVLALRKELDKYYKWNLELDQGRMPDGIETLLQEMGVVKQEENKPF; this is encoded by the exons atgaATATTGATTTTGAGACCATGGCTGTTTTGGAAGAGGAATCACACAAT GAATCCCTGGGCGGGGTGTACGGGTCAACAGGCGCGTCCGGTGCGGAGGGGGGTGAGAGGAGGGAGAGTGGCAAGCGCGGCCGCAGACCCGGCAGAAAGGCGCAACTCGACAAGCAGGACATGAAGGCTAAACTGG AACGCAGCAGGCAGTCGGCGCGTGAGTGTCGCGCCCGTAAGAAGCTCCGTTACCAGTATTTGGAAGAGTTGGTGGCTGATCGAGAGAGATCAGTACTTGCGCTGAGGAAGGAACTCGATAAG TATTACAAATGGAATCTCGAACTCGACCAAGGCCGTATGCCGGATGGCATCGAGACGCTGCTCCAGGAAATGGGGGTAGTGAAGCAAGAGGAAAACAAacctttttga